A window from Balaenoptera musculus isolate JJ_BM4_2016_0621 chromosome 8, mBalMus1.pri.v3, whole genome shotgun sequence encodes these proteins:
- the KCNK7 gene encoding potassium channel subfamily K member 7 isoform X1 codes for MDSGRHTMGALRPWARYGLLVVAHLLALGLGAAVLQALEGPPALRLQANLRAELATFQAEYGACLPPRALEELLGTALAAQAHGVSSLGNGSETRNWDLPSALLFTASLLTTTGYGHMAPLSAGGKAFCVVYTALGLPASLALVAALCHCLLPLLRHPGAWVAIHWQLTPATAALLQASGQGLLVAGIFMLLPALVLWGLQGDCSLLEAIYFCFSSLSTIGLGDLLPGRDHGLHPVLYYLGQFALLGYLLLGLLAMLLTVEMFLELPQVRAMVKFFRSRGPLNAEDEGGILGQDELALSTLPPSAAAPERAPAC; via the exons ATGGACTCTGGGCGGCACACCATGGGGGCTCTGAGGCCCTGGGCCCGATACGGGCTACTGGTTGTGGCCCACCTGCTAGCCCTGGGGCTTGGGGCTGCAGTGCTCCAGGCCCTGGAGGGGCCTCCAGCACTCCGGCTCCAGGCCAACCTCAGGGCCGAGCTGGCCACTTTCCAGGCGGAGTACGGGGCCTGCCTGCCACCCAGGGCACTGGAAGAGCTGCTGGGCACCGCCCTGGCAGCCCAGGCCCACGGGGTTTCCAGCCTGGGCAATGGCTCCGAGACCAGGAACTGGGATCTGCCCTCAGCCCTACTCTTCACTGCCAGCCTCCTCACCACCACGG gtTATGGCCACATGGCCCCACTATCGGCAGGTGGAAAGGCCTTCTGTGTGGTCTACACAGCCCTGGGGCTGCCAGCCTCCTTAGCACTTGTGGCTGCACTGTGCCACTGCCTGCTGCCTCTGCTCAGACACCCGGGTGCCTGGGTAGCCATCCACTGGCAGCTGACGCCGGCCACGGCTGCGCTACTGCAGGCATCTGGACAGGGCCTACTAGTGGCTGGTATCTTCATGCTGCTGCCAGCACTGGTGCTGTGGGGTCTGCAGGGCGACTGCAGCCTGCTGGAGGCCATCTACTTCTGCTTCAGCTCACTCAGCACCATTGGCCTGGGGGACCTGCTGCCTGGCCGTGACCATGGCCTGCATCCAGTGCTTTACTACCTCGGCCAGTTCGCACTTCTGG GTTACTTGCTCCTGGGGCTCCTGGCCATGCTGCTGACCGTGGAGATGTTCTTGGAGCTGCCCCAGGTCCGTGCCATGGTGAAGTTCTTCAGGTCCAGGGGCCCTCTGAACGCTGAGGACGAAGGTGGCATCCTAGGCCAGGATGAACTGGCTCTGAGCACCCTGCCACCCTCAGCAGCAGCCCCAGAACGGGCCCCAGCTTGCTGA
- the KCNK7 gene encoding potassium channel subfamily K member 7 isoform X2: MRSRARARPGLNSSGNLGHQRAAFYRREAGGSGYPAGIPLRCSLPMSLSSPGYGHMAPLSAGGKAFCVVYTALGLPASLALVAALCHCLLPLLRHPGAWVAIHWQLTPATAALLQASGQGLLVAGIFMLLPALVLWGLQGDCSLLEAIYFCFSSLSTIGLGDLLPGRDHGLHPVLYYLGQFALLGYLLLGLLAMLLTVEMFLELPQVRAMVKFFRSRGPLNAEDEGGILGQDELALSTLPPSAAAPERAPAC; encoded by the exons ATGAGGAGCAGAGCCAGAGCGCGCCCCGGCCTGAACAGTTCCGGCAATCTCGGCCACCAGAGGGCAGCCTTCTACcggagggaggctggaggaagTGGGTACCCGGCAGGCATCCCACTCAGGTGTTCATTACCcatgtctctctcctctccaggtTATGGCCACATGGCCCCACTATCGGCAGGTGGAAAGGCCTTCTGTGTGGTCTACACAGCCCTGGGGCTGCCAGCCTCCTTAGCACTTGTGGCTGCACTGTGCCACTGCCTGCTGCCTCTGCTCAGACACCCGGGTGCCTGGGTAGCCATCCACTGGCAGCTGACGCCGGCCACGGCTGCGCTACTGCAGGCATCTGGACAGGGCCTACTAGTGGCTGGTATCTTCATGCTGCTGCCAGCACTGGTGCTGTGGGGTCTGCAGGGCGACTGCAGCCTGCTGGAGGCCATCTACTTCTGCTTCAGCTCACTCAGCACCATTGGCCTGGGGGACCTGCTGCCTGGCCGTGACCATGGCCTGCATCCAGTGCTTTACTACCTCGGCCAGTTCGCACTTCTGG GTTACTTGCTCCTGGGGCTCCTGGCCATGCTGCTGACCGTGGAGATGTTCTTGGAGCTGCCCCAGGTCCGTGCCATGGTGAAGTTCTTCAGGTCCAGGGGCCCTCTGAACGCTGAGGACGAAGGTGGCATCCTAGGCCAGGATGAACTGGCTCTGAGCACCCTGCCACCCTCAGCAGCAGCCCCAGAACGGGCCCCAGCTTGCTGA
- the MAP3K11 gene encoding mitogen-activated protein kinase kinase kinase 11 encodes MEPLKNLFLKSPLGSWNSGGSGGSGGGGGGWPEGSPKAAAYANPVWTALFDYEPNGQDELALRKGDRVEVLSRDAAISGDEGWWAGQVGGQVGIFPSNYVSRGGGPPPCEMASFQELRLEEVIGIGGFGKVYRGSWRGELVAVKAARQDPDEDISVTAESVRQEARLFAMLAHPNIIALKAVCLEEPNLCLVMEYAAGGPLSRALAGRRVPPHVLVNWAVQIARGMHYLHCEALVPVIHRDLKSNNILLLQPIEGDDMEHKTLKITDFGLAREWHKTTQMSAAGTYAWMAPEVIKASTFSKGSDVWSFGVLLWELLTGEVPYRGIDCLAVAYGVAVNKLTLPIPSTCPEPFAQLMADCWAQDPHRRPDFASILQQLEALEAQVLREMPRDSFHSMQEGWKREIQGLFDELRAKEKELLSREEELTRAAREQRSQAEQLRRREHLLAQWELEVFERELTLLLQQVDRERPHVRRRRGTFKRSKLRARDGGERISMPLDFKHRITVQASPGLDRRRNVFEVGAGDSPTFPRFRAIQLEPAEPGQAWGRQSPRRLEDSSNGERRACWAWGPSSPKPGEAQNGRRRSRMDEATWYLDSDDSSPLGSPSTPPMLNGNPPRPSPEPEEPRRPGPAERGSGSGTPKLIQRALLRGTALLASLGLGRDLQPPGGPGRERGEPPPTPRAPLPTPSPAEPPPSPLIRFSPEMPDAQASPLSPDAPGSPAPAPLLLELGVPAGQPSAKSPRREEERRGSAVSPLPGISRSAPGTPGTPRSPPLGLISRPRPSPLRSRIDPWSFVSAGPRPSPLPSPQPAPRRAPWTLFPDSDPFWDSPPANPFRGGPQDCRAQTKDVGAQAPWAPEAGP; translated from the exons ATGGAGCCCTTAAAGAACCTCTTCCTCAAGAGCCCGCTGGGGTCATGGAACAGCGGTGGCAGTGGGGGCAGTGGGGGCGGCGGCGGAGGTTGGCCAGAGGGATCCCCGAAGGCGGCAGCTTATGCCAACCCTGTGTGGACAGCCCTGTTTGACTACGAGCCCAATGGGCAGGACGAGCTGGCCCTGCGGAAGGGCGACCGTGTGGAGGTGCTGTCCCGGGATGCAGCTATCTCAGGCGATGAGGGCTGGTGGGCCGGCCAGGTGGGAGGCCAGGTGGGCATCTTTCCATCCAACTATGTGTCTCGGGGCGGTGGTCCACCCCCCTGCGAGATGGCCAGCTTCCAGGAGCTGCGGCTGGAGGAGGTGATCGGCATCGGTGGCTTCGGCAAGGTCTACCGCGGCAGCTGGCGAGGCGAGCTGGTGGCTGTGAAGGCAGCTCGCCAGGATCCCGATGAGGACATCAGCGTGACAGCCGAGAGCGTGCGACAGGAGGCCCGGCTTTTCGCCATGCTGGCACACCCCAACATCATTGCCCTCAAGGCCGTGTGCCTGGAGGAGCCCAACCTGTGCCTGGTGATGGAGTACGCTGCTGGTGGGCCCCTCAGCCGTGCCCTGGCTGGGCGGCGTGTGCCCCCCCATGTGCTCGTCAACTGGGCCGTGCAAATTGCCCGTGGGATGCACTACCTGCACTGCGAGGCCCTGGTGCCTGTCATCCACCGAGACCTCAAGTCCAACAACA tTCTGCTGCTGCAGCCCATTGAAGGTGACGACATGGAGCACAAGACCCTGAAGATCACTGACTTCGGCCTGGCCCGCGAGTGGCACAAAACCACGCAAATGAGTGCTGCGGGCACCTATGCCTGGATGGCTCCCGAGGTTATCAAGGCCTCCACCTTCTCTAAGGGCAGCGATGTCTGGAG TTTTGGGGTGCTTCTGTGGGAACTGCTGACTGGGGAGGTGCCCTACCGTGGCATCGACTGCCTTGCTGTAGCCTATGGAGTGGCCGTTAACAAGCTCACACTGCCCATACCATCCACCTGCCCCGAGCCCTTCGCACAACTCATGGCCG ATTGCTGGGCGCAGGATCCCCACCGCAGGCCCGACTTCGCCTCCATCCTTCAGCAGTTGGAGGCACTAGAGGCGCAGGTCCTGCGGGAAATGCCGCGGGACTCTTTCCATTCCATGCAGGAAGGCTGGAAGCGCGAGATCCAAGGCCTCTTTGACGAGCTGCGGGCCAAAGAAAAG GAACTACTGAGCCGCGAGGAGGAGCTGACCCGCGCGGCGCGTGAGCAGCGGTCACAGGCAGAACAGCTGCGGCGGCGCGAGCACCTGCTGGCTCAGTGGGAGCTGGAGGTGTTCGAGCGCGAGTTGACGCTTCTATTGCAGCAAGTTGATCGCGAACGGCCGCACGTTCGCCGCCGCCGCGGAACCTTCAAGCGCAGCAAACTCCGCGCGCGCGACGGCGGCGAGCGCATCAGCATGCCGCTCG ACTTCAAACACCGCATCACCGTGCAGGCCTCTCCCGGCCTGGACAGGAGGAGAAACGTCTTCGAGGTCGGGGCTGGGGACTCGCCCACCTTCCCCCGGTTCCGGGCCATCCAGT TGGAGCCTGCAGAACCAGGCCAGGCATGGGGCCGACAGTCCCCAAGACGTCTAGAGGACTCAAGCAATGGAGAGCGGCGAGCATGCTGGGCCTGGGGTCCCAGTTCCCCCAAGCCCGGAGAAGCCCAGAACGGGAG GAGAAGGTCCCGCATGGACGAAGCCACGTGGTACCTGGATTCAGATGACTCATCCCCCTTAGGATCTCCTTCCACACCCCCCATGCTCAATG GTAACCCCCCGCGGCCGAGCCCGGAGCCCGAGGAGCCGCGGCGGCCGGGCCCGGCGGAGCGCGGCAGCGGCTCCGGGACGCCCAAGCTGATCCAGCGCGCGCTGCTGCGCGGCACCGCCCTGCTCGCCTCGCTGGGCCTCGGCCGCGACCTGCAACCCCCGGGGGGCCCGGGCCGCGAGCGCGGGGAGCCCCCGCCAACGCCCCGCGCCCCGCTGCCCACGCCGTCCCCCGCCGAGCCGCCTCCCTCCCCGCTCATCCGCTTCTCCCCCGAGATGCCAGACGCCCAGGCCTCCCCGCTGAGCCCCGACGCCCCCGGCTCGCCCGCCCCCGCGCCCCTGCTGCTGGAACTGGGTGTCCCCGCCGGCCAGCCGTCAGCCAAGAGTCCCCGGCGCGAAGAGGAGAGGCGCG GAAGCGCCGTCTCACCCCTACCAGGGATATCACGCTCCGCTCCTGGCACCCCAGGTACCCCACGCTCACCGCCTCTGGGCCTCATCAGTCGACCTCGGCCCTCACCCCTTCGCAGCCGCATCGACCCATGGAGCTTTGTGTCAGCCGGGCCACGGCCTTCACCCCTGCCCTCGCCACAGCCTGCGCCCCGCCGGGCACCCTGGACCTTGTTCCCAGACTCAGACCCCTTCTGGGACTCTCCACCCGCCAACCCCTTCCGAGGGGGCCCTCAGGACTGCAGGGCGCAGACCAAAGACGTGGGTGCCCAGGCCCCGTGGGCGCCAGAGGCAGGGCCCTGA